The window GGTGATGATGCGCGTGGCGTCGATGCCGTTCATCCCGGGCATGCGCACGTCCATGAGGACGACGTCCGGCCGGTCGCGGTCGACGAGGGCGATCGCCGCCTCGCCGTCACCGGCCTCCCCGATCACGTCGATGCCGTCGGCGGAGTCGAGGATGAGCGCGTTGCCGGTGCGTTCGAGCGGCTGGTCGTCGACGACCAGGACCCGGATCGTGGTGTCGCCCGCACGGCGCATCATGCGTGCTCGGCCTGACGCTGCGGCAGCGTGGCGCGCACCCGCCACCCCGCGGCCGGTGCACGCTCACCGGACGCGACGGGGCCCGCTTCGAGCGTCCCGTCGAACGCCGCGGCCCGCTCGCGCATGGCACACAGTCCGACGCCCGCCCCGAGCGAGCCCGCCGACGGGTCGGCGACACCGTCGTCGGTGACGGTCACGACGAGCCGATCGCCGTCCGTCGCGACCCGCACGGCGACGCGCGTCGCGCCGCGCGCGTAGCGGAGCGCGTTCGTGAGGGACTCCTGCACGATGCGGTAGACCGTCGTGCGGAGCGCGGGTTCATCGGCGCCGGCCGTGGCGTCCTCGTCGAGGACGACGGGGAGTCCCGCCGTCCGGAACTCTTCGACGAGCGAGGCGAGCGACGGCACGTCGTGGCCGGACGCCGCGATACCCGCGATATCCGGCCCATCCGGCTCGCGAAGCAGGCGGAGGATGCGCTGCATCTCGTCGACCGTGCGGGCACCGACGACGCCGAGCTGTTCGAGGGCGCTGCGCGCGCGCTCGGGATGACGTTCCCACCCGGTGCGGGCCCCGCCCGCGAGCGCGATCATGACCGTGACCGAGTGTGCGACGACATCGTGCATCTCGGCCGTGATGCGTGCCCGCTCGGCCGCCGCGGCGCGTTCCTCGCGCATGACGATCATCGCCTCGACCGCGGCCCGCCGCGCCCTGCTCGCCCGCACGGCGAGGCCGAGCGCGAGCGCCGCGAGCGCGGTCGGCTGCAACAGCACGAACGGGAGCACGTCGCGCAGCCCGAGCAGGACCGCGAGGCCGGCCGTCGCGAGGATCGTCGCCTCGCCGGCGAGGTAGGCGAGGATCGCGGTGCGCAACCTGGTCAGCGACGCGACGGCGTAGACGCCGAACACCGTCTCCAGCATCGCCACCGACGTGCCCTGGCTCGAGATGGGGTTGAGCGCGGCGAGCGCCACGACGATCAGCAGGACCACGACCGGGTGGGATCGCCGCCACCAGAACGCGACGGCCACCCCCGCCGTGCACACGTAGCCGAGCCACGCGTACGCCGGTGGCGCCAGCACGAGCGCGACGAGCGCCGGCACCGTGCAGACGAGGATCACGAGCACGTCGCCGATGCGCGGACGCGCCGCGAACCAGCGCACGATCCGCGGACGCCGCGGAAGCGGATCGAGCAGCGGCGCATCGCCGACCATCGAAACCCGCCTCCCCTCCCGGCGAAGCCGTTCGCCGCCGCGACCCACCGGCCCCTGCGAGCGTACGACCGAGCCGACCGAGCGACCACCACCCACGGGCTGAGGCACACGGGACGGACGGCCTCGACGCTTCCACCCGTGGCCGGTGTCCCCCGCGGAACACGCTCCGTAGCGTGCTGGACATCCCGGCACCACCGAGCACCGCCCCCGACTCCACTCCAGCGCGGCACCACCACCCCCGGCACCGACCGCGGCTCGGCACCGACCGCGCACCGAAAGGCACCGACGCATGCACACGACAAGCGACCCCGAGACCCGCCGACCTGACGCCCCGGGAACCACCTGGCTGCTCCGGGCCGAACGGATCGGCAAGCACTACGGGCACACCACGGCACTGCGTGACGCGTCGCTCACCCTGCAACCGGGCGAAGCGGTCGCGATCACCGGGCCCAGCGGATCGGGGAAGTCCACGCTGCTCCACGCCCTCGCGGGCATCATCGCCGTCGATACCGGCGACATCGTCGTGCGGCGCCCCGACGGCAGCGGCGTCGAGGACCTCGCGACGCTCGCCGACGCCGAACGCTCGGCGTTCCGCCTGCACCGATTCGGCTTCGTGTTCCAGCAGGGCCTGCTCGTCCCCGAGCTCACGGCGGGCGAGAACGTCGCGCTCCCGCTCCTGCTCGCGGGCAGCTCCCGCGCGCAGGCGCTGCAGCGGGCGGACGCGGAACTGGCCCGGCTCGACCTGGCGGGCCTCGGCGAGCGCCGCCCCGGCCAGCTCTCCGGCGGCCAGGCGCAGCGGGTCGCGATCGCCCGCGCGCTCGTCACCGGCCCCACGATCGTGTTCGCCGACGAACCCACGGGCGCGCTCGACTCGCGGACCGCCGAGGATGTGCTCGACGCGCTGCTCGCGACCGTCGACGGCGACGCCCGTGCCCTCGTGATCGTCACCCACGACGAGCGGGTGGCAGCGCGCTGCGACCGCGTCGTGCACCTGCTCGACGGCCGGATCGTGGACGCACGATGAACGCCTCGCCCGCCCTGTTGCTCGCCCTCCCGCGTGGCTCGTGGTCGATCCTCACGTGGTTGCAGGTCCTCGCGTCGGCGGTTTCGACGCTGCTCGCCGTCGCCGTCGCGATGCTCGCCATCGCCTACGGAACGGTCCCGACGGACGAGCCGGGGTACGCGGTCCTGTCCGTCGCGCTCGCCGGCCTGTCGATCGTCCCGCTCGTCACGCTGAGCTCGGCGAGCGCGGGCCTCACCGCCCGCAGCCGGGACGACCGACTCGCGACGCTGCGCCTCCTCGGCGCGAGCGCCGCGCGCGTGCGACGGATCGCGGTGACCGAGGTGACCGTTCTCGCGGCCATCGGCGTCGTCATCGGATCCGCCGTGTCGACGGCGCTCCCCGTCCTGCTCAGCGCGCTCACCGTCCACGGGCAGCCGCTCCGGGCCGCCGAGCTGTGGCTGCCGTGGTGGCTCGCCGCGTCCCTGCCACCGTTCCTCGTGGCGGTCGCGGCGGTGAGCGGCCTCGTCGGTCTGCGTCGCGTCGTGCTCTCGCCACTCGGCGTCCGCACACGGCCGGAGGCGCCGCGCATGAGCCCCCTCCGCGTGGTGGCCGCGCTCGTGGTGCTGGCGGGCGCCGTCGTCGTCACGCGCACCGTCTCGGACAGCTGGGGCGTCGTCGCGGTCGTCGGCGCGCTCGCCCTGACGATGATCGCGGTCATGTCGGTGCTCGGCCTCGTCGGCCCGTTCGTCGTGTCGCGGCTCGCGGCGGCCCGCGCCCGACGCACGTCCGACCCGGCGCGACTGATCGCTGTACGAGGCGTCGCCGACGATCCGCGCGCCGCGTGGCGGCAGGTGTCGGCACTCGCACCGGCGGCGTTCGTCCTCGTTCCCGCAGGCAGCATGCTCGGCTATCTCGAGGTCATCGGCGCGAGCGACAGCCGCGCGATCATGACGACCGATCAGCTCCTGCTGTTCGCCGACGCCCGCACCATGGTGATCGCCCTCGTCGCCGTGACGTTCCTCGTCGTCGCGTGCCAGATCGCGATCACCCAGACGGCCACCGTCATCGAACGCCGCGAGCTGTCCGTCGCGTTGGACCGGATCGGGATGCCCCGCCGCGAGATCGACCGCGCCCGGCGCTCGCGCGTGCTGATGCCCGCGAACGTCGCCGTGATCGGTTCGGCACTCGCGGCAGCGCTCATCGCGACGCCGGTCGTTCTGATGGCGCTCGTCACGGCGCCACTGTTCATCGCGGCGATCGTCGTCGTCCTCGCGCCCGACCGCGGCGAATAGGGCACTCCCCCGTCCGGATACCCCACCCGTCCTGACGGCGCGGCGGTCGCACCGGGGCGGGGCCGCGCGTGCGCGCAGCGGACAGCCGCTGCGCTCAGCCGAGCCCATCCGGGTCGCGCTCGAGCGACGCGAGCCACGCCTCGGCCTCGGCGTAGTGCTCGTCCGTGTCGTTCCCCTCGACCTGCACCGGCGTGCCGTCGGCCTCGGGGTACGAGCCGAGGAAGATCACGTGCGGGCTGTACCGCCGCAGCCCGCGCAGCGCATCGGCCACGCGCGCGTCGTGCAGGTGCCCCTCGAGGTCGATCACGAAGCGGTACCGGCCGATGCGCTCGGGGATCGGGCGCGACGTGATGACCGACATGTTGACGCCGCGCGTCGCGAACTGCTCGAGCATCTGAACAAGCGAGCCCGGACGATCCTCGGGGAGCTCCACGATGAGGCTCGTCTTGTCGGCGCCCGTGCGCGGCGGGAGCGTCGTCGTCATGCTCACGAGCGCGAAGCGGGTGCGCGCCGTCTTGTTGTCCTCGATGCCCTCGGCGAGCACGTCCACCTGGATGCGCTCACGGATGTTCGGCGGCGTGATCGCTGCGTCCACCCGGAGCCCCTCGTCGAACAGCGAGCCCGCGCTCGCGATGTTCGACGTCGCCGGCAGGTGCGTGTG is drawn from Pseudoclavibacter chungangensis and contains these coding sequences:
- the pheA gene encoding prephenate dehydratase, whose protein sequence is MTDAPDAAAPSAYTGVETYSYLGPAGTFTEAALRLAPQAQGKPWKPVNNVNEALADVTSGRSVAAMIAIENSIEGGVTASQDALATTPGLRIIGEYTVPISFSLAVRPGVALEDVKTIAAHPVAYGQCRAWLTTHLPGHTHLPATSNIASAGSLFDEGLRVDAAITPPNIRERIQVDVLAEGIEDNKTARTRFALVSMTTTLPPRTGADKTSLIVELPEDRPGSLVQMLEQFATRGVNMSVITSRPIPERIGRYRFVIDLEGHLHDARVADALRGLRRYSPHVIFLGSYPEADGTPVQVEGNDTDEHYAEAEAWLASLERDPDGLG
- a CDS encoding ABC transporter ATP-binding protein, with the protein product MHTTSDPETRRPDAPGTTWLLRAERIGKHYGHTTALRDASLTLQPGEAVAITGPSGSGKSTLLHALAGIIAVDTGDIVVRRPDGSGVEDLATLADAERSAFRLHRFGFVFQQGLLVPELTAGENVALPLLLAGSSRAQALQRADAELARLDLAGLGERRPGQLSGGQAQRVAIARALVTGPTIVFADEPTGALDSRTAEDVLDALLATVDGDARALVIVTHDERVAARCDRVVHLLDGRIVDAR
- a CDS encoding FtsX-like permease family protein; translation: MNASPALLLALPRGSWSILTWLQVLASAVSTLLAVAVAMLAIAYGTVPTDEPGYAVLSVALAGLSIVPLVTLSSASAGLTARSRDDRLATLRLLGASAARVRRIAVTEVTVLAAIGVVIGSAVSTALPVLLSALTVHGQPLRAAELWLPWWLAASLPPFLVAVAAVSGLVGLRRVVLSPLGVRTRPEAPRMSPLRVVAALVVLAGAVVVTRTVSDSWGVVAVVGALALTMIAVMSVLGLVGPFVVSRLAAARARRTSDPARLIAVRGVADDPRAAWRQVSALAPAAFVLVPAGSMLGYLEVIGASDSRAIMTTDQLLLFADARTMVIALVAVTFLVVACQIAITQTATVIERRELSVALDRIGMPRREIDRARRSRVLMPANVAVIGSALAAALIATPVVLMALVTAPLFIAAIVVVLAPDRGE
- a CDS encoding sensor histidine kinase; this translates as MVGDAPLLDPLPRRPRIVRWFAARPRIGDVLVILVCTVPALVALVLAPPAYAWLGYVCTAGVAVAFWWRRSHPVVVLLIVVALAALNPISSQGTSVAMLETVFGVYAVASLTRLRTAILAYLAGEATILATAGLAVLLGLRDVLPFVLLQPTALAALALGLAVRASRARRAAVEAMIVMREERAAAAERARITAEMHDVVAHSVTVMIALAGGARTGWERHPERARSALEQLGVVGARTVDEMQRILRLLREPDGPDIAGIAASGHDVPSLASLVEEFRTAGLPVVLDEDATAGADEPALRTTVYRIVQESLTNALRYARGATRVAVRVATDGDRLVVTVTDDGVADPSAGSLGAGVGLCAMRERAAAFDGTLEAGPVASGERAPAAGWRVRATLPQRQAEHA